Sequence from the Nitrosopumilus maritimus SCM1 genome:
CATAGGTTCTTATCTAAAATTTCTCAGCAAAATTCATGGATAAAATTAAGCAAAATTCTCCTGTTCTGTTCTACTTTAATCATTCAAAAAAATGGCTCGTTAAAATATCAAAAAAAGACTCCCTTCATACACATATTGGAGTTATCAAACACTCTGATGCTATTGGAAAAGAATATGGTTCTAGATTAATCACAAACAAGGACAAGTATGTCTATCTTCTCAAACCAACAATGTATGACTATGTAATGAAAATCCAACATGGAACTCAGATAGTCTATCCAAAAGATATTGGTTACATTATTGCAAGAGCTGGAATAGAGAGCGGTCAAAAAATTTTAGAAATCGGAACAGGTAGTGGCTCACTTACATCTTGTGTTGCAAGTATTGTAAAACCACGTGGACATGTCTACACATTTGATGTTGATGAAAATTTCATGAAGATTGCAGAGAAAAATATCGAAAAAGCTGGAGTTTCAAAATATGTAACACAACACAATCAAGATTTGAAAACTGCAAAGAAGATGCCTCTCAAAGACATGGATGTTGCACTAATTGATCTTGGTGATCCATGGATAGTGATTCCTCAAGTTCGAGAGATGCTAAAGGGCAGCGGTTCTATTTTTGCAATCTGCCCTACAATGAACCAATTGGAGAAATTGACTATGACTCTAGTTGAAAATGAATTCACTGATATTGAATCAACTGAACATATTTTGAGAACCATCGAAGCCCGTGAAGGAAAAACAAGACA
This genomic interval carries:
- a CDS encoding tRNA (adenine-N1)-methyltransferase; the protein is MDKIKQNSPVLFYFNHSKKWLVKISKKDSLHTHIGVIKHSDAIGKEYGSRLITNKDKYVYLLKPTMYDYVMKIQHGTQIVYPKDIGYIIARAGIESGQKILEIGTGSGSLTSCVASIVKPRGHVYTFDVDENFMKIAEKNIEKAGVSKYVTQHNQDLKTAKKMPLKDMDVALIDLGDPWIVIPQVREMLKGSGSIFAICPTMNQLEKLTMTLVENEFTDIESTEHILRTIEAREGKTRHSFQGIGHTTYLCFARKAFFGRDAKKSSSKTSKPTSKTSKKTVKKAAKKTSKKTS